CTTTCGCCACAGCTCGATCCATGGCTTCGCCGGCGGATCGGTCTTCGAACGCCTGCCGGTTCAAGACATCGTCAACACAACGCTGCGGCGGTTCAAAGGAGTCGCGTCGAGTGCTCGCGCCGGGGGCGCGAAAACGTTTGGCGGCATGGTCGGACACAGCCCCGCGATGCGGCAGGTCTTCGACATCATCAATCGCGTCGGGCATCAAGACGTCACCGTCTGTGTCGAGGGAGAAACGGGAACCGGCAAAGAACTAGTCGCGGCAATGCTGCATCGCTTGAGCTCACGAGCGAACCATCCGCTGGTCACTCTGAATTGTGGTGCCATCCCGTCGTCGCTGTTGGAAAGCGAACTGTTCGGTCACGAACGCGGAGCGTTTACCGGAGCGGAGCGGCAGCGACCGGGGAAGTTCGAATTGGCTCACGGCGGAGTCCTGTTCCTCGACGAGATCGCTGACCTCAGCCCGCACGGGCAGGTCGCACTGCTGCGCGTGTTACAGCAGAACGAAGTCGTCCGCGTCGGCGGCGACACGACGATTCCCGTCGACGTGCGGATCGTCACCGCGTCGAACCGCCCGCTGTCGGCGATGGTCGACGCTGGCGATTTTCGCGCCGACTTGTACTATCGATTGAGCACGATCACGATCCGGTTGCCGGCGCTACGCGAGCGGTTGGAAGATATTCCGCTGCTGGTCGAGGCGTTTCTGGCCAATCTGCGGATGCAACTGAATCGGCCGATCGCCGGAATCTCGTCGCGATTCGAAAAGAAGCTGCGTCAGCACGCCTGGCCGGGGAACGTTCGCGAACTGGAACATGTGCTGAACCGCTGTGCGATTCTCGAGGATGGAACGCACCTGGAAGGATGGTCGTTTGAACCCCAGCCGCATCTTCGATCGTCGGCCGATGCATCCGATCTGCCGCTGCCGTCGAAACAGGAGCAGGCCGAACGGGCTCTGCAAGATGCCGACGGCAACGTCACGCGAGCCGCCGCGGCGCTTAACGTGACGCGAAAAACCTTCTACCGATGGTTGGACCGCGGCAAAGCGGAGCCTCCATCCAGCTCATAACCGATCATCCCGCGGCGTGGCATTTCGGCATCGCGTCGAGACAGTCGTAGTGCTCGACTAGTTTCGCGCTGAAATCGACGTCGTTGATGTGATGCGGCAGGCGGACGATGCGACAGTTCTCGTTGGATTGCAGTTGCTTCTGCAGTTCATCGAACAGCGCTGCGTTGGCTTCGGGGTCGTGAAACGGCATTCCCGGAGCATCCAACATCGACAGACCGCCTTCGGGAATTACCAGGACCAGAGGCGCGGTGGCGCGGCGAAACTTCGCCCCCATCCATCGCGCGATCTCCCGATTCTCTTCGGCCGTCGTCCGCATCAGCGTCACTTGGTCGTTGTGAACGTGCAACCGCCGGTGGCGAAATTCCGCCGGGACCGTCTCCTTGGCCCCGAAGTTCACCATGTCGACGGCTCCTAGACTGACAACGTACGGAATCCCCTTGCCGATCAGAGTATCGAACCGCTTCGGTCCGGCAGCAAAGACGCCGCCGACCACTTCGTCGGCGACCTCGGTTGTCGTCACGTCCAAGACGCCGCGAATCATCCCGTTGTCGACCAATCGCTCCATCGCGCGGCCACCGGTCCCGGTCGCATGAAACACGTGACAATCAAAGCCACGCTGCTCCATCCGTTGCCGCACATCGGTCACGCAGGGCGTTGTCACGCCGAACATCGTCATACCAACCGTTGGCCGTTGAGCCGATGCGGGAGCCGGATATTGGACCATCCCCGCAACCGCATGGGCCGCGTTGGCGAGGATTCGCCGCGAAACCACGTTTAATCCCGCCACATCGACGACGGAATACATCATCGTAATGTCGCTGCAATCGACGTAGGGAGCGGTGTTCCCGCTGGCAACCGTCGAAACCATCACCTTAGGCAACCCGATCGGCAGCGCACGCATCGCGGCGGTCACAAGCGAGGTCCCACCACTGCCGCCAATGCCGATCACGCCGCTGACTCGACCGGCAGCAAATTCCGCCGTCAAGAAGACCTCCAACGCCCGTCCCATCGCCGCGACCGCTCGCCCCCG
Above is a genomic segment from Rosistilla ulvae containing:
- a CDS encoding phosphoenolpyruvate hydrolase family protein — translated: MIDFRNRLEESRTGTPLLMVVPGSGLIAKCAVESEADALMVLNAGIYRSMGSGTLAAFMPYGNANDQTLELLKEQMLPRSGDLPIIAGVFGVDPTRPIRDRLRELQDLGVIGVVNWPAIGFIDGKFRKHLEKEGLGTEVESEMLAVARELGFVTFGFSLSVEEVQRFVATGVDGLILDVGLTRSSDDFRAKRDDVHRAISQLNKLSAAADTRPECVRVAFGGPITAPTELSEVFRHSSIHGFAGGSVFERLPVQDIVNTTLRRFKGVASSARAGGAKTFGGMVGHSPAMRQVFDIINRVGHQDVTVCVEGETGTGKELVAAMLHRLSSRANHPLVTLNCGAIPSSLLESELFGHERGAFTGAERQRPGKFELAHGGVLFLDEIADLSPHGQVALLRVLQQNEVVRVGGDTTIPVDVRIVTASNRPLSAMVDAGDFRADLYYRLSTITIRLPALRERLEDIPLLVEAFLANLRMQLNRPIAGISSRFEKKLRQHAWPGNVRELEHVLNRCAILEDGTHLEGWSFEPQPHLRSSADASDLPLPSKQEQAERALQDADGNVTRAAAALNVTRKTFYRWLDRGKAEPPSSS
- a CDS encoding Tm-1-like ATP-binding domain-containing protein; this encodes MASAVYAVGTMDTKGEELAYVKECLRSAGIRVKMVDVGTQLPPTVTPDVTRAQVAENSDFGSDHDDRGRAVAAMGRALEVFLTAEFAAGRVSGVIGIGGSGGTSLVTAAMRALPIGLPKVMVSTVASGNTAPYVDCSDITMMYSVVDVAGLNVVSRRILANAAHAVAGMVQYPAPASAQRPTVGMTMFGVTTPCVTDVRQRMEQRGFDCHVFHATGTGGRAMERLVDNGMIRGVLDVTTTEVADEVVGGVFAAGPKRFDTLIGKGIPYVVSLGAVDMVNFGAKETVPAEFRHRRLHVHNDQVTLMRTTAEENREIARWMGAKFRRATAPLVLVIPEGGLSMLDAPGMPFHDPEANAALFDELQKQLQSNENCRIVRLPHHINDVDFSAKLVEHYDCLDAMPKCHAAG